In a single window of the Effusibacillus pohliae DSM 22757 genome:
- the tnpB gene encoding IS66 family insertion sequence element accessory protein TnpB (TnpB, as the term is used for proteins encoded by IS66 family insertion elements, is considered an accessory protein, since TnpC, encoded by a neighboring gene, is a DDE family transposase.) gives MLSEIQVDRVYLACGSTDMRKSIDGLAVLVREGFDLDPFSPALFVFCNRQRDKLKILYWEHNGFWLYYRRLERGKFQWPTDASAAPLRITRRQLRWLLDGLSLQQQQAHPEVTARTVI, from the coding sequence ATGCTGAGCGAGATTCAGGTGGATCGGGTGTATCTGGCCTGCGGCAGCACGGATATGCGGAAATCCATTGACGGGCTCGCGGTTCTCGTCCGGGAGGGGTTTGATCTCGATCCGTTTTCGCCTGCCCTGTTTGTGTTTTGCAATCGGCAGCGGGATAAACTGAAAATCTTGTACTGGGAGCATAACGGATTCTGGCTCTATTACCGCAGGTTGGAGCGTGGCAAATTCCAATGGCCCACCGATGCGAGTGCTGCGCCGCTCCGCATTACCCGACGCCAGCTGCGCTGGCTGCTCGATGGATTGTCCCTTCAACAACAGCAGGCGCATCCGGAGGTAACGGCCC